From a single Nissabacter sp. SGAir0207 genomic region:
- the rsmC gene encoding 16S rRNA (guanine(1207)-N(2))-methyltransferase RsmC, with product MSALTPASEVILRHTDEFAGRRVLFAGDLQDSLPAQFDAAEVRVHTNQYHHGQMLSKALGDNVQYGLLAEAEFVSQSEVLIYYWPKSKQEAQFQLANLLSLLPVGTEVFVVGENRAGVRSAEGMLEDNSPLQKIDSARRCGLYHGRLEQQPAFDADDWWESYVIADVTVKTLPGVFSRDALDPGSMLLLGTFSEDIKGTVLDIGCGAGVVGAVLGTHFPKVKLTLSDVNAAALEASRATLAANGLEGNVIASNVYSDIRGRFDMIVSNPPFHEGLQTSLHAAEMLIRGAASHLHIGGKLRIVANAFLPYADILDATFGSHEVLAQTGRFKVYQAELGRPPRAPKKKSRR from the coding sequence ATGTCTGCATTAACCCCTGCCAGTGAAGTCATACTGCGCCACACTGATGAATTTGCCGGACGCCGCGTGCTGTTTGCCGGCGACCTCCAAGACAGCCTGCCCGCCCAGTTCGACGCGGCGGAGGTGCGTGTCCATACCAACCAATATCATCACGGACAGATGCTCAGTAAAGCGCTGGGGGATAACGTGCAGTATGGCCTGCTGGCAGAGGCGGAGTTCGTCAGCCAGAGCGAGGTGCTGATCTACTACTGGCCGAAGAGCAAGCAGGAGGCGCAGTTCCAGCTCGCGAACCTGCTGTCGCTGCTGCCGGTCGGCACCGAGGTGTTTGTGGTGGGCGAGAACCGCGCCGGCGTGCGCAGCGCCGAGGGGATGCTGGAGGACAACAGCCCGTTGCAGAAGATCGACAGCGCGCGCCGCTGCGGCCTCTACCACGGCCGTCTGGAGCAGCAACCGGCCTTCGACGCCGACGACTGGTGGGAGTCCTACGTGATTGCCGATGTGACGGTGAAGACCCTGCCGGGCGTCTTCAGCCGTGACGCGCTCGATCCGGGCAGCATGTTGCTGCTGGGCACCTTCAGCGAGGATATCAAAGGCACGGTGCTGGACATCGGCTGTGGCGCAGGCGTGGTGGGTGCGGTACTTGGCACCCACTTCCCGAAGGTGAAGCTGACGCTGAGCGACGTCAACGCCGCCGCGCTGGAGGCGAGCCGCGCCACGCTGGCCGCCAATGGCCTGGAGGGCAACGTGATCGCCAGCAACGTCTACTCCGACATCCGCGGGCGCTTCGATATGATCGTCTCCAACCCGCCGTTCCATGAGGGGCTGCAAACCAGCCTGCACGCGGCCGAGATGCTGATCCGCGGCGCGGCCAGCCACCTGCACATCGGCGGCAAACTGCGCATCGTCGCCAACGCCTTCCTGCCGTACGCCGACATCCTCGACGCCACTTTCGGCAGCCATGAAGTGCTGGCCCAGACCGGCCGCTTCAAGGTCTATCAGGCCGAACTGGGCCGCCCGCCGCGCGCGCCGAAGAAAAAATCTAGACGTTAA
- a CDS encoding aldo/keto reductase yields the protein MQTRQLGKNGPVVSAIGLGCMGMSDFYSTGADADEAVATLHRALELGVTMLDTADIYGPHTNEQLIGRAIKGKREQVFLATKFGILRDASAPSRRGVDSRPEYIRASLEGSLKRLQVDHIDLYYQHRVDPSVPIEEVVGTLADLVREGKIRYLGLSEASAATLARACAVHPITALQTEYSLWSREVEQEILPACERLGVGFVPYSPLGRGFLTGKIAAPEDLAADDFRRGNPRFSPENFAKNLQLVEGIRALAAGKGVTAGQLALAWVLAQGSHIVPIPGTKRRRYLEENIAAVEITLDPGEQAAIAALFAPQAIAGDRYEAHVMPMLNV from the coding sequence ATGCAAACACGCCAATTGGGAAAAAATGGGCCAGTGGTCTCCGCCATTGGGCTAGGCTGCATGGGAATGAGCGACTTCTACTCCACCGGCGCGGATGCCGACGAGGCGGTCGCCACGCTGCACCGCGCGCTGGAGCTGGGGGTGACGATGCTGGATACCGCTGACATCTATGGGCCGCACACCAATGAGCAGCTGATTGGCCGCGCCATCAAGGGCAAGCGCGAGCAGGTGTTCCTCGCCACCAAGTTTGGCATTTTGCGCGATGCCAGCGCGCCGTCGCGCCGTGGTGTGGACAGTCGGCCGGAATATATTCGTGCCTCGCTGGAGGGCAGCCTGAAGCGGTTGCAGGTGGATCATATTGATCTCTACTACCAGCACCGCGTCGATCCGTCGGTGCCAATTGAAGAGGTGGTGGGCACGTTGGCCGATCTGGTGCGCGAGGGCAAGATCCGCTACCTCGGGCTAAGCGAGGCCTCCGCCGCCACGCTGGCGCGGGCGTGCGCCGTGCACCCTATCACCGCTTTGCAGACCGAGTACTCGCTCTGGTCACGGGAGGTAGAGCAGGAGATTTTACCCGCCTGTGAACGGCTGGGCGTGGGCTTTGTGCCCTACAGCCCGCTCGGGCGCGGCTTCCTGACCGGCAAGATCGCCGCGCCAGAGGATCTGGCCGCGGATGATTTCCGCCGGGGCAATCCGCGCTTTAGCCCGGAGAACTTCGCCAAAAACTTGCAGCTGGTGGAGGGGATCCGCGCACTGGCGGCAGGGAAGGGGGTGACGGCTGGCCAGCTGGCGCTGGCGTGGGTACTGGCACAGGGATCGCACATCGTGCCGATTCCCGGCACCAAGCGCCGCCGCTATCTGGAGGAGAATATCGCCGCCGTGGAGATCACCCTCGATCCGGGTGAACAGGCGGCGATCGCGGCCCTGTTTGCGCCTCAGGCGATCGCGGGGGATCGCTATGAGGCGCATGTGATGCCGATGCTTAACGTCTAG
- a CDS encoding LysR family transcriptional regulator: MDQVQAMRVFTRIVELQSFSRAAEDLGLPRATVSNVLKRLELRLGVRLLVRTTRRLHVSQEGEIYYQRCLQLLDALAEADALFAHQRHQPAGKVRLDMPHSLAREVVIPALPQFQARYPHIEVLLSANDAAIDLLDHGVDCVLRAWPSEAENLVVRSRVALPQVTCASPGYLATHGTPTSPEALEGHRMVGYFFRHSQQQERLEFCLPGGTQAITLPHTLAVSGADAYLAAGCSGFGLVQAARYSVQAELARGALVEVLAETPPPPMPIYLMYPPGRFVAPRVRVMLEWLAALLQQATAP; this comes from the coding sequence ATGGATCAGGTTCAGGCGATGCGGGTCTTCACCCGGATTGTGGAGTTGCAGAGTTTCAGCCGGGCGGCGGAGGATCTTGGCCTGCCACGCGCCACCGTCAGCAACGTATTGAAGCGTCTGGAGTTGCGGCTCGGCGTGCGGTTGCTGGTGCGCACCACCCGACGGCTGCACGTTTCGCAGGAGGGAGAGATCTACTACCAGCGCTGCCTGCAACTGCTGGACGCGCTGGCGGAGGCGGACGCGCTGTTCGCCCACCAGCGCCACCAGCCAGCGGGCAAGGTGCGCCTCGACATGCCGCACTCGCTGGCGCGTGAAGTGGTGATCCCAGCGCTGCCGCAGTTTCAGGCGCGTTACCCGCACATTGAGGTGCTGCTGAGCGCCAATGACGCCGCCATCGACCTGCTCGACCACGGCGTGGATTGCGTGCTGCGCGCCTGGCCCTCGGAGGCGGAGAATCTGGTGGTGCGCAGCCGCGTAGCCTTGCCGCAGGTCACCTGCGCCTCCCCCGGCTATCTGGCGACACACGGCACGCCCACGTCGCCGGAAGCGCTTGAGGGTCACCGCATGGTGGGCTACTTTTTCCGGCATAGCCAGCAACAGGAGCGGCTGGAATTCTGCTTACCCGGCGGCACGCAGGCCATCACCCTGCCGCATACACTGGCGGTCAGCGGCGCGGATGCCTATCTGGCGGCCGGGTGCAGTGGCTTTGGGTTGGTGCAGGCGGCGCGCTACTCGGTGCAGGCGGAGCTGGCGCGGGGCGCACTGGTGGAGGTGCTGGCAGAGACCCCGCCGCCGCCGATGCCAATCTACCTGATGTACCCGCCAGGACGCTTCGTCGCGCCACGGGTGCGGGTCATGTTGGAGTGGCTGGCCGCGCTATTGCAGCAGGCAACGGCACCATAA
- a CDS encoding DUF1435 family protein produces the protein MVAAMITVCGLWGAVWCMGRKLSGGWGVLLPCALLPLLAMMDISLETLRLVIVVAMLVTLGMLFNRHLRHYILVPSCVALLGSLVAMTLNFNMLG, from the coding sequence ATGGTGGCGGCGATGATTACGGTGTGCGGGCTGTGGGGGGCGGTGTGGTGCATGGGCCGGAAATTGTCTGGCGGCTGGGGAGTGCTACTGCCCTGTGCGCTGCTGCCACTGTTGGCGATGATGGATATCAGCCTGGAGACGCTGCGGCTGGTGATCGTGGTAGCGATGCTGGTGACGCTGGGTATGCTGTTCAACCGCCATCTGCGCCACTATATTCTGGTGCCGTCCTGCGTGGCATTGCTCGGCAGTCTGGTTGCGATGACGCTGAACTTCAATATGCTGGGATAA
- a CDS encoding GGDEF domain-containing protein, whose translation MNLRSYDELVKSKHRLSLLLFLFLSCTSSLFSLLSTVNNKMFLSVPLAGITLLSLGGLIFTLLNRLRLDNILNIYAFLLGLLWAWHITLKYQAIGGDDKNFLLISLFSLFFISAIAFSANFTAFLLHVLPAGIMIVYFDQLHNLLRIVFIIALPMTGLALHHILQKRSDAFTRRLVDNLYIEREKFSDLSMIDPLTSLYNRRGLENKWASTQPPAANQQHFVLLMDIDHFKAYNDNYGHTMGDQALVRVAAAIRDTVRSRDIVVRYGGEEFLVLLTHVERAYAIKVAQRIQEQVLALEIPHLFNENVSTQVTLSTGISPLEALDWMGAVDRADHALYRAKHNGRNTIEYKDAPLPEPSQTASLA comes from the coding sequence ATGAATTTGCGTTCCTATGACGAGCTTGTCAAAAGTAAGCATCGGCTCTCCCTCTTACTCTTTTTATTCCTGAGTTGTACATCGTCCCTGTTCAGCTTGCTGAGCACCGTCAATAATAAAATGTTTCTCTCCGTGCCGTTGGCAGGCATCACGCTGCTGAGCCTGGGCGGCCTGATATTCACGCTGCTCAATCGCCTGCGGCTGGATAATATTTTGAATATCTATGCATTTTTATTGGGCCTGCTTTGGGCCTGGCATATCACATTGAAATATCAAGCAATTGGTGGAGATGACAAAAATTTTCTGCTGATAAGTTTGTTTAGCCTATTTTTTATTAGCGCTATCGCCTTTTCAGCCAACTTTACTGCCTTTCTGCTGCATGTATTGCCCGCTGGCATAATGATTGTTTATTTCGATCAACTACATAATCTATTGAGAATTGTTTTCATTATTGCCCTGCCAATGACTGGATTGGCGCTGCACCATATCCTGCAAAAACGTAGTGATGCCTTTACCCGCCGCTTGGTGGACAATCTCTATATTGAACGGGAAAAATTCAGCGATCTCAGTATGATCGATCCGCTCACCAGCCTCTATAACCGGCGTGGGCTGGAAAATAAGTGGGCTTCGACGCAGCCGCCAGCGGCCAACCAGCAACACTTCGTGCTGCTAATGGATATCGACCACTTCAAGGCCTACAACGACAACTACGGGCATACGATGGGCGATCAGGCGCTGGTGCGGGTGGCCGCCGCCATCCGGGATACCGTGCGCTCGCGGGACATCGTGGTGCGTTACGGTGGCGAGGAGTTTCTGGTGCTGCTGACCCACGTTGAGCGCGCCTATGCGATCAAAGTGGCGCAACGCATCCAAGAGCAGGTGCTGGCGCTGGAGATCCCGCACCTGTTCAATGAGAACGTCTCTACCCAGGTCACGCTCAGCACCGGCATTTCGCCTCTGGAGGCGTTGGACTGGATGGGCGCGGTTGACCGGGCTGACCATGCGCTCTATCGCGCCAAGCACAACGGCCGCAACACCATTGAGTATAAGGATGCCCCGCTGCCCGAGCCGTCGCAAACGGCCTCACTGGCCTGA
- a CDS encoding LacI family DNA-binding transcriptional regulator, with product MKRPTVTLDDVARAAGVSYQTVSRVINQSPNVSVRTRQKVEATMAALNYVPNRVAQQLAGKRSRVLGLATSSLALHAPSQIAAAIEQRAGEAGYGLVMAMVRGSGEPACRAALQELRAQRVDGVLVNAPLAGAAAAALAQKSEGWPLVFLDTDPATAAPHVLFDPAQGARLATEHLLREGHRAIALLAGEAGSISAQLRLQGWRQVLAEAGLLPVAERHGDWSAADGYQQTRALLAEGTPFSALLVANDQMALGAMRALHEAGRAVPQQVSVVGYDDTADSAFFFPPLTTVRQDFRLLGERAVETLLAGLAGEAASLTLPVTLVARGTTRAVEPSGQ from the coding sequence ATGAAACGCCCTACCGTCACCTTGGATGACGTCGCCCGCGCGGCTGGCGTCTCCTACCAAACCGTCTCCCGCGTCATCAACCAGTCGCCCAATGTCTCCGTGCGCACCCGCCAGAAGGTGGAGGCCACCATGGCGGCGCTCAACTATGTGCCGAACCGGGTGGCACAGCAGCTGGCGGGCAAACGTTCGCGGGTGCTGGGGCTGGCGACCAGTTCACTGGCGCTACATGCACCGTCGCAGATTGCCGCCGCCATTGAGCAACGCGCCGGGGAGGCGGGCTATGGGCTGGTGATGGCGATGGTGCGCGGCAGCGGCGAACCGGCGTGCCGGGCGGCGCTCCAGGAGTTGCGCGCCCAGCGGGTGGACGGGGTGCTGGTGAATGCCCCGCTGGCGGGCGCGGCAGCGGCAGCGCTGGCGCAGAAGTCTGAGGGGTGGCCGCTGGTGTTCCTCGATACCGATCCGGCCACTGCCGCGCCGCATGTGCTGTTCGACCCGGCGCAGGGGGCGCGGCTGGCCACGGAGCATTTGCTAAGGGAGGGGCACCGTGCCATTGCGCTGCTGGCGGGGGAGGCCGGTTCCATCTCCGCCCAGTTGCGTTTGCAGGGCTGGCGGCAGGTGCTGGCGGAGGCCGGTTTGCTGCCGGTGGCCGAGCGCCACGGTGACTGGAGCGCCGCCGACGGCTACCAACAGACGCGGGCACTTCTGGCAGAGGGCACGCCATTCAGCGCCCTGCTGGTGGCCAATGACCAGATGGCGCTGGGGGCGATGCGCGCCCTGCACGAGGCCGGGCGGGCGGTGCCGCAACAGGTGTCGGTGGTGGGGTATGACGATACGGCAGATAGCGCCTTCTTCTTCCCGCCCCTGACCACGGTGCGGCAAGATTTTCGGCTGCTGGGGGAGCGGGCGGTGGAGACGTTGCTGGCCGGGCTGGCGGGCGAGGCCGCCAGCCTCACCCTGCCCGTGACGCTGGTGGCGCGCGGCACCACCCGTGCGGTGGAGCCGTCAGGCCAGTGA
- a CDS encoding TIM-barrel domain-containing protein, which translates to MSQLEAQENRILWRYDNQMLVVEPWGPNSLRVRATCQPTLAEEPWALLPRPAAEGVTIERQDDQLILRNGKAKAVLNDKGRLSFFNQRDELVLEEFWRQRSSVGIGTVEKGKDKYISALKLDARAFRPIPGGKHQLTVRFEARNDERIYGMGQYQQPCLDLKGCVLELAQRNSQASVPFMVSSLGYGLLWNNPAVGQVSFAKNLTEWRAEVTGQMDYWLTVGDSPAEITRQYGRATGTAPPMPAFATGFWQCKLRYRSQEELLSVAREYKRRNLPISVIVIDFFHWPKQGTFRFDEEYWPDPKGMVEELKGMGIELMVSVWPTIDATTDNYKEMKAQGYLVNSDRGVSLTLDFLGNTTFFDATHPGARQYVWGKVKQNYYDAGIRHFWLDEAEPEFRAYDFDNYRYHRGTVLEVGNIYPRDFAQAFYDGLQEQGEREVINLVRCSWAGSQRYGVLAWSGDVHSSFVSLRNQLAAGLNMGMAGIPWWTTDIGGFQGGHVEDPAFQELLLRWFQWGIFCPVMRLHGYREPHVAPEKAYGADGAQQCNSGAPNEVWSYGEQNLAIMTAGLQLREKLRPYIGRQMDVAHQHNDPIMRPLFFDFPQEAESWQVEDQYMFGPDILVAPILEEGVRQRRVWLPAGASWQDLHGETYPGGNWVEADAPIEAIPVFLRQGAAVIDELR; encoded by the coding sequence ATGAGTCAGTTAGAGGCGCAAGAGAACCGTATCCTGTGGCGCTATGACAACCAGATGCTGGTGGTGGAGCCGTGGGGGCCAAACAGCCTGCGCGTGCGCGCCACCTGCCAGCCCACGCTGGCGGAGGAGCCGTGGGCGCTGCTGCCGCGGCCAGCGGCGGAGGGCGTCACCATTGAGCGGCAGGATGACCAGCTGATCCTGCGCAACGGGAAGGCCAAGGCGGTGCTGAATGACAAGGGGCGGCTCTCGTTCTTCAACCAGCGCGATGAGCTGGTGCTGGAGGAGTTCTGGCGGCAGCGCTCCAGCGTTGGCATCGGCACGGTGGAGAAGGGCAAGGACAAGTACATCAGCGCATTGAAGCTGGACGCCCGCGCCTTCCGGCCGATTCCCGGCGGCAAGCACCAACTGACGGTGCGCTTTGAGGCGCGCAACGATGAGCGCATCTACGGCATGGGGCAGTACCAGCAACCCTGCCTCGACCTGAAGGGGTGCGTGCTGGAGCTGGCGCAGCGCAACTCGCAGGCCAGCGTGCCGTTTATGGTCTCCAGCCTCGGCTATGGCCTGCTGTGGAACAACCCGGCCGTGGGGCAGGTGAGCTTCGCGAAGAACCTGACCGAGTGGCGCGCCGAGGTGACCGGGCAGATGGACTACTGGCTGACCGTCGGTGACTCGCCGGCGGAGATCACCCGCCAGTATGGCCGCGCTACTGGCACCGCGCCGCCGATGCCAGCGTTCGCCACCGGCTTCTGGCAGTGCAAGTTACGCTACCGCAGCCAGGAGGAGTTGCTCTCGGTGGCGCGCGAGTACAAGCGCCGCAATTTGCCCATCTCGGTGATCGTCATCGACTTCTTCCACTGGCCGAAACAGGGCACCTTCCGCTTTGATGAGGAGTACTGGCCCGATCCGAAGGGCATGGTGGAGGAGCTGAAGGGGATGGGCATCGAGCTGATGGTCTCCGTCTGGCCGACCATCGATGCCACCACCGACAACTACAAGGAGATGAAGGCGCAGGGCTATCTGGTCAACAGCGATCGCGGTGTCTCGCTGACCCTCGACTTCCTCGGCAACACCACCTTCTTTGACGCCACCCACCCCGGCGCGCGGCAGTACGTCTGGGGCAAGGTGAAACAGAACTATTACGACGCGGGCATTCGCCACTTCTGGCTGGATGAGGCGGAACCGGAGTTCCGCGCCTATGACTTCGACAACTACCGCTACCACCGTGGGACGGTGCTGGAGGTAGGCAACATCTATCCGCGCGACTTTGCCCAAGCCTTCTACGACGGCCTGCAAGAGCAGGGCGAACGGGAGGTGATCAATCTGGTGCGCTGCTCATGGGCTGGCAGCCAGCGCTACGGCGTGCTGGCGTGGTCGGGCGATGTCCACTCCTCCTTTGTCTCGCTGCGCAACCAGCTTGCCGCCGGGCTGAACATGGGCATGGCTGGCATTCCGTGGTGGACGACGGATATCGGGGGCTTCCAGGGCGGCCATGTGGAAGACCCGGCCTTCCAGGAGCTGCTGCTGCGCTGGTTCCAGTGGGGGATCTTCTGCCCGGTGATGCGGCTGCACGGCTACCGCGAGCCGCATGTTGCGCCCGAAAAAGCCTACGGCGCGGATGGCGCGCAGCAGTGCAACAGCGGTGCGCCCAATGAGGTGTGGAGCTACGGCGAGCAGAATCTGGCGATCATGACCGCCGGACTACAGTTGCGTGAGAAGCTGCGCCCCTACATCGGGCGGCAGATGGACGTGGCCCATCAGCACAATGACCCGATCATGCGCCCGCTGTTCTTTGACTTCCCCCAGGAGGCGGAGAGCTGGCAGGTGGAGGATCAATATATGTTCGGGCCAGACATTCTGGTGGCTCCGATTTTGGAAGAGGGCGTGCGCCAGCGCCGTGTCTGGTTGCCAGCAGGTGCCAGCTGGCAGGATCTGCATGGCGAAACCTATCCGGGCGGCAACTGGGTGGAAGCGGACGCGCCGATCGAGGCGATCCCCGTGTTCCTGCGGCAGGGCGCGGCCGTGATTGACGAACTGCGCTGA
- a CDS encoding glycoside-pentoside-hexuronide (GPH):cation symporter: MSQKLSVKEKVGYGLGDMASHIGLDNVIIFLTFYYTDVVGLPAVFIGTMFLLARVGDAVIDPIMGLLADRTSSRWGKFRPYLLWLAVPFGVSCMLTYAVPAGLSLEAKMVFATVSYCFMMLMYTAINIPYCSMGAVITADNEQRISLQSYRFFLATLGGALSTFFMLPLAEYIGGADKLAGYRWAMAIMAAAATLMFLVCFLTTRERIRATPSHAHFMSDLRDLWHNDQWRVVAVLVLTNIAFGVIRLGALMYYVTYYLGDAALFSWLLGAHIVGKGAGSALSKVLTRGRSKITVFAGAAVAAGVLSVAIFFMPKSLMLLVGMMFLVSTFYQITTTLMWVMMADVADYGEWKQGKRMDGAIFSTLLAVLKMGMAISGAIVGWTLGLSGYVPQAAEQSSQAMFCIIALFSLVPGVLSFVSVIALRWYRLNDATMSDINLHKVVMQADN, from the coding sequence CTACGGCCTCGGTGACATGGCCAGCCATATCGGCCTGGATAACGTCATCATCTTCCTTACCTTCTACTACACCGATGTGGTCGGCCTGCCGGCGGTGTTCATCGGCACCATGTTCCTGCTGGCGCGCGTCGGCGACGCGGTGATTGACCCGATAATGGGGCTGCTGGCGGATCGCACCTCCTCGCGCTGGGGCAAGTTCCGCCCCTACCTGCTGTGGCTGGCGGTGCCGTTTGGTGTCAGTTGTATGCTCACCTACGCGGTGCCAGCCGGGCTGTCGCTGGAGGCGAAAATGGTCTTCGCCACTGTCAGTTACTGCTTCATGATGCTGATGTACACGGCGATCAACATCCCCTACTGCTCGATGGGCGCGGTGATCACCGCCGACAATGAGCAGCGCATCTCGCTGCAATCCTACCGCTTCTTCCTGGCGACCCTCGGCGGCGCGCTCTCCACCTTCTTTATGCTGCCGCTGGCGGAGTACATCGGCGGTGCGGACAAGCTGGCTGGCTACCGCTGGGCAATGGCGATCATGGCCGCAGCGGCGACGCTGATGTTTTTGGTCTGCTTCCTCACCACCCGTGAGCGCATCCGCGCCACCCCCTCCCACGCCCACTTCATGAGCGACCTGCGCGACCTGTGGCACAACGACCAGTGGCGGGTGGTGGCGGTGCTGGTACTGACCAATATTGCCTTTGGCGTCATCCGGCTGGGGGCGTTGATGTACTACGTGACCTACTATTTAGGGGACGCAGCGCTCTTCTCCTGGCTGCTGGGCGCGCACATCGTAGGGAAAGGCGCAGGCAGTGCCCTGTCAAAAGTGCTGACACGCGGACGCAGCAAGATCACCGTATTTGCCGGGGCGGCGGTGGCGGCGGGCGTGCTCAGCGTGGCGATCTTCTTTATGCCGAAATCGCTGATGCTGTTGGTAGGCATGATGTTCCTCGTCTCCACCTTCTACCAAATCACCACCACCCTGATGTGGGTGATGATGGCGGATGTCGCCGACTATGGCGAATGGAAGCAGGGCAAGCGCATGGATGGCGCCATCTTCTCCACCCTGCTGGCGGTGCTGAAGATGGGCATGGCCATCAGTGGGGCCATCGTCGGCTGGACGCTGGGGCTGAGCGGCTATGTGCCGCAGGCCGCCGAGCAGTCGTCACAGGCGATGTTCTGCATTATCGCGCTGTTCAGCCTGGTGCCCGGCGTCCTGTCTTTTGTCAGCGTCATCGCGCTGCGTTGGTACCGGCTGAACGACGCCACCATGAGTGACATCAACCTGCATAAAGTGGTGATGCAGGCCGACAACTAA